One part of the Salmo salar chromosome ssa10, Ssal_v3.1, whole genome shotgun sequence genome encodes these proteins:
- the anapc4 gene encoding anaphase-promoting complex subunit 4, producing MQLGPSPFRSVCSVTVLVPRVNVKSLQQTKRFVMETRIMNTPQPTKMPAFRQVGEKQLPNPVLCMAWSPKRDLIALANTAGELLLHRLANFQRVWSLPPNENTGKEITALAWRPDGKILAFSLGDTKLVVLCDAEKAEILHLFPLENPVSCMHWMEVLEESSILNSFYTSEDESNLFLPKLPTLPKSYSTTSKIFSEEKSDEILNLLGEVRLNILVLGGGSGFVELYAYGMYKIATLPGVPGMCSSLCLSSDLKSLSIITEIRSAGNDPEVCYIQLDTGLLSDCLPEVTRMARKFTHISTLLQYLRLSLTCMCEAWEDILMQMDLRLTKFVQEKNTSTQVQDEFLELLLWGQSSPELQALLMNQLTVKGLKKLGQSIETSYSSIQKLVISHLQSGSEALLYHLSEVKGMSLWKQKFQPLGLDSAAIEHAITAVGSFTLKANELLQVIDKSMKNFKAFFRWLYVAMLRMSEEHVPPELNKMTQKDIAFVADFLSEHFSENEELFDRKGKYFNVERVGQYLKDEDEDLVSPPNTKGNQWLKFLQESTQLKESPLLFPSYSQKSLHFVKRMMEGVIELCLQKPAEVIGKSVKQAVCLPLYTVPESSENTPRLFELPSLYNDKKTNMHYGVFCMPEISPCKLYLLRKFTDPFRPVPNTLMAIDLSNVLSHSIDDDAAGASSDCVYSCQDARFYDDETLTVVLRASEEDNRGRVLAQLPLGSALSCEEEFNWDPSLRLDQQSGAIPVKGLVLENQWRDLENMKAQFVAVNGIRKVACVLSSNLRHVRVYEMDVEDEEDEERPESQNASSNQDGLEETPAIQGEAEGGETEGGGQRAKELLESGEALELS from the exons atgcagCTAGGTCCATCaccgtttcgttccgtttgctctGTTACCGTTTTGGTTCCTAGAGTAAACGTTAAAAGTTTGCAACAGACGAAACGTTTTGTTATGGAAACCCGAATAATGAATACACCACAG CCCACAAAAATGCCTGCATTCCGTCAAGTGGGGGAGAAGCAGCTCCCCAACCCTGTTCTGTGTATGGCATGGTCTCCAAAGAGGGATCTTATTGCCCTCGCTAACACTGCTGGCGAG CTGCTACTGCATCGCCTTGCCAATTTCCAGCGCGTTTGGAGCTTGCCACCCAATGAGAATACGGGAAAGGAGATCACTGCACTTGCTTGGAGACCTGATGGCAAAA TCCTGGCCTTTAGCCTTGGGGACACTAAACTGGTGGTGCTGTGTGATGCAGAGAAGGCAGAGATCCTTCACTTGTTTCCATTGGAGAACCCTGTGTCCTGTATGCACTGGATGGAGGTGCTAGAGGAGAGCAG CATCCTCAACTCATTCTACACCTCTGAAGATGAGTCAAACCTTTTTCTTCCCAAGTTGCCAACTCTTCCCAAGAG CTACAGTACTACATCAAAgatattcag TGAGGAGAAGTCAGACGAGATCCTGAACCTGTTAGGAGAAGTGAG ACTAAACATCCTGGTTCTTGGTGGAGGTTCCGGCTTTGTGGAGCTGTATGCCTATGGGATGTATAAGATTGCCACTTTACCAGGG GTTCCTGGGATGTGTAGCAGcctgtgtctgtccagtgacCTGAAGTCCCTGTCTATCATCACAGAGATCAGGTCAGCTGGCAACGACCCAGAGGTCTGCTACATCCAG CTCGACACAGGGCTGCTGTCCGACTGTCTCCCTGAGGTCACCAGGATGGCACGCAAGTTCACCCACATATCCACTCTGCTGCAG tacctgcgtctctctctcacctgtatgTGTGAGGCTTGGGAGGATATCCTCATGCAGATGGACCTTCGGCTCACTAAGTTCGTTCAG GAGAAGAACACCAGCACACAAGTCCAAGATGAGTTTCTGGAGCTTCTACTATGGGGACAGTCGAG CCCTGAACTACAGGCTCTCCTCATGAATCAGCTGACCGTCAAG GGGCTGAAGAAGCTGGGCCAGTCTATAGAAACCTCTTACTCCAGCATTCAGAAGCTGGTGATCAGCCACCTGCAGAG tggTTCAGAGGCTCTGTTGTACCACCTCAGTGAGGTGAAGGGGATGTCTCTATGGAAACAGAAGTTCCAGCCTCTAGGCCTGGACTCAGCAGCTATAGAAC ATGCCATTACAGCTGTGGGTTCATTCACTTTGAAAGCCAATGAACTTCTACA AGTGATTGACAAGAGCATGAAGAACTTCAAAGCCTTTTTCCGGTGGCTGTATGTTG CTATGCTAAGAATGTCAGAGGAACACGTGCCTCCAGAACTCAATAAG ATGACCCAGAAGGACATTGCCTTTGTGGCGGACTTCCTGTCTGAGCACTTCAGTGAG AACGAAGAGCTGTTTGACCGGAAAGGGAAGTACTTTAATGTGGAGCGGGTCGGTCAG TACCTGAAGGATGAGGATGAAGATCTAGTGTCTCCGCCCAACACCAAGGGGAACCAATGGCTGAAGTTTCTGCAGGAGAGCACACAACTGAAAG AGAGCCCGCTCCTCTTCCCTTCGTACTCTCAGAAGTCCCTACACTTTGTGAAGAGGATGATGGAGGGGGTGATTGAGTTGTGTCTACAGAAACCTGCT GAGGTCATTGGTAAGTCGGTGAAACAGGCTGTTTGTCTGCCCCTCTACACTGTACCAGAGAG CTCAGAAAACACTCCAAGGCTTTTTGAACTTCCATCatt GTACAATGATAAGAAGACCAATATGCACTATGGAGTGTTCTGCATGCCAGAGATTTCACCCTGCAAGCTTTATCTACTGCGGAAGTTTACTGACCCATTCAg GCCTGTTCCCAATACTCTCATGGCGATAGATCTGAGTAATGTTCTCAGTCACAGTATTGATGATGATGCTGCGGGGGCCAG TTCTGACTGTGTGTACAGTTGCCAGGATGCTCGTTTCTATGATGACGAGACATTGACAGTGGTGCTGCGAGCATCAGAAGAGGATAACAGGGGGCGTGTCCTTGCCCAGCTCCCTCTTGGCTCCGCCctcagctgtgaggaggagttCAACTGGGACCCCAGTCTTAG GTTGGACCAGCAGAGCGGCGCCATCCCTGTCAAGGGGCTGGTGCTAGAGAACCAGTGGCGAGACTTGGAGAACATGAAGGCCCAGTTTGTGGCTGTGAATGGGATCCGGAAAGTGGCCTGTGTG CTGAGCTCCAACCTGCGGCACGTCCGTGTGTATGAGATGGACGTGGAAGATGAGGAAGATGAAGAGCGGCCTGAGTCGCAGAACGCTAGCTCTAACCAGGATGGCCTGGAGGAGACGCCGGCCATCCAGGGGGAggcggagggaggagagactgagggagggggACAAAGGGCTAAGGAGCTTCTAGAGTCTGGGGAAGCACTGGAGCTCTCATAG